A single genomic interval of Halobacillus halophilus DSM 2266 harbors:
- a CDS encoding methanogen output domain 1-containing protein encodes MPSSLSGTLFLSKLITQYAHLHERTVGRHAEEYIRQLGIRTGEWIESFYSEKNEQWSVERYAEVIVDIKNSIGGHFRIAEVHPDKVIVKATGCPFGDVVKDAPHLCAMTSSVFGGIAARRMGYGKVNLRKRIAKGDAGCEVVIYFQPTDEEEGSVYENLPITPSYGNPFIWDEEAIESLGEELRKSDEMVVKLLDELESLKEEVETLKAEKKSLT; translated from the coding sequence ATGCCATCATCACTCAGCGGGACATTATTCCTATCCAAACTGATCACTCAATATGCTCATTTACATGAACGCACAGTCGGCAGACATGCAGAAGAATATATCCGGCAATTAGGAATTCGAACAGGAGAATGGATTGAGTCATTCTATAGCGAGAAGAATGAACAGTGGTCTGTGGAACGCTACGCCGAAGTTATTGTAGATATAAAAAACTCTATTGGCGGCCATTTCCGAATCGCGGAAGTACATCCGGACAAGGTGATTGTTAAAGCGACAGGATGCCCTTTTGGCGATGTTGTCAAAGATGCTCCTCACCTGTGTGCCATGACTTCAAGTGTCTTTGGAGGCATCGCCGCGCGACGGATGGGGTATGGAAAAGTCAATTTGAGAAAACGGATTGCTAAGGGTGATGCCGGCTGTGAAGTAGTCATTTACTTTCAACCGACAGATGAGGAAGAGGGAAGCGTTTATGAAAACCTGCCTATCACCCCTTCCTATGGAAATCCTTTTATCTGGGACGAAGAAGCGATCGAATCATTAGGAGAAGAACTTCGGAAAAGTGATGAGATGGTTGTGAAGTTACTAGATGAATTGGAGTCTTTAAAAGAAGAAGTCGAAACACTAAAAGCTGAAAAGAAATCACTCACATGA
- a CDS encoding secondary thiamine-phosphate synthase enzyme YjbQ gives MIKTFDVKTDNHDQMIDVTSKVEQWIKDEGITDGVVIVSSKHTTAGLTVNENADPDVKTDMLRRFREVYPWDMAEDRHAEGNTAAHMKTSTVGHSQTLIIEDGNLVLGTWQGLYFCEFDGPRSRKFTAKILK, from the coding sequence ATGATCAAAACGTTCGATGTAAAAACAGATAATCATGACCAGATGATTGATGTCACGTCTAAAGTTGAACAGTGGATCAAAGATGAAGGGATAACCGATGGTGTCGTCATCGTATCCTCGAAGCATACGACAGCAGGCTTAACGGTAAATGAAAATGCCGATCCAGATGTAAAAACGGATATGCTGCGCCGCTTCAGGGAAGTTTACCCGTGGGATATGGCAGAAGATCGTCATGCCGAAGGGAATACAGCTGCGCACATGAAAACGAGTACAGTCGGCCATTCCCAGACGCTGATTATTGAGGACGGAAATCTCGTCCTCGGCACATGGCAGGGGCTGTATTTCTGTGAATTTGACGGCCCGCGAAGCCGTAAGTTTACAGCGAAAATATTGAAGTGA